The following are encoded in a window of Chlorocebus sabaeus isolate Y175 chromosome 22, mChlSab1.0.hap1, whole genome shotgun sequence genomic DNA:
- the RIOX2 gene encoding ribosomal oxygenase 2 isoform X1, translating into MPKKAKPAGSGKEEGPVPCKQMKVEAAGRPSALNFDSPSSLFESLISPIKTETFFKEFWEQKPLLIQRDDPALATYYGSLFKLTDLKSLCSRGMYYGRDVNVCRCVNGKKKVLNKDGKAHFLQLRKDFDQKRATIQFHQPQRFKDELWRIQEKLECYFGSLVGSNVYITPAGSQGLPPHYDDVEVFILQLEGEKHWRLYHPTVSLAREYSVEAEERIGRPVHEFMLKPGDLLYFPRGTIHQADTPAGLAHSTHVTISTYQNNCCCMTSTYKTLQRKHIFYVLRDQHTPSRLRLNERCRVGYHIKSQSSEAASSWGDFLLDTISGLVFDTAKEDVELRAGIPRQLLLQVESTTVATRRLSGFLRTLADRLEGTKELLSSDMKKDFIMHRLPPYSAGDGAELSTPGGKLPRLDSVVRLQFKDHIVLTVLPDQDQSDEAQEKMVYIYHSLKNRRETHMMGNEEETESHGLRFPLSHLDALKQIWNSSTISVKDLKLTTDDERESLVLSLWTECLIQVV; encoded by the exons AGACAGAGACTTTTTTCAAGGAATTCTGGGAGCAGAAGCCCCTTCTCATTCAGAGAGATGACCCCGCACTGGCCACATACTATGGGTCCCTGTTCAAGCTAACAGATCTGAAGAGTCTGTGCAGCCGGGGAATGTACTATGGAAGAGACGTGAATGTCTGCCGGTGTGTCAATGGGAAGAAGAAGGTTTTAAATAAAGATGGCAAAGCACACTTTCTTCAGCTGAGAAAAGATTTTGATCAGAAAAGGGCAACGATTCAGTTTCACCAACCTCAGAGATTTAAG gATGAGCTTTGGAGGATCCAGGAGAAGCTGGAATGTTACTTTGGCTCCTTGGTTGGCTCGAATGTGTACATAACTCCCGCAGGATCTCAGGGCCTACCGCCCCATTATGATGATGTCGAG GTTTTCATCCTGCAGCTGGAGGGAGAGAAACACTGGCGCCTCTACCACCCCACTGTGTCCCTGGCACGGGAATACAGCGTGGAGGCCGAGGAAAGGATCGGCAGGCCGGTGCATGAGTTCATGCTGAAG CCGGGGGATTTGTTGTACTTTCCCAGAGGAACCATTCATCAAGCGGATACTCCTGCGGGGCTGGCCCACTCGACTCACGTGACCATCAGCACCTACCAGAACAA CTGTTGCTGTATGACTTCCACCTACAAAACCCTGCAAAGGAAGCACATATTTTATGTGCTGAGAGATCAGCATACGCCCTCCAGGTTGAGACTCAACGAAAGATGCAGGGTTGGATATCACATTAAGTCACAAAGCAGTGAGGCTGCCAG TTCATGGGGAGATTTCCTTTTGGATACCATCTCGGGGCTTGTATTTGATACTGCAAAGGAAGACGTGGAATTACGGGCCGGCATACCCCGGCAGCTGCTCCTG CAGGTGGAATCCACAACTGTTGCAACAAGACGATTAAGTGGCTTCCTGAGAACGCTTGCGGACCGGCTGGAGGGCACCAAAGAACTGCTTTCCTCAGACATGAAGAAGGATTTTATTATGCACAGACTCCCCCCTTACTCTGCGGGAGATGGGGCAGAGCTGTCAACACCAG gtgGAAAGTTACCAAGGTTGGACAGTGTAGTGAGACTGCAGTTTAAAGACCACATTGTCCTCACAGTACTGCCAGATCAGGATCAATCT gatGAAGCTCAAGAAAAGATGGTGTACATCTATCATTCCTTAAAGAATAGGAGAGAGACACACATGATGGGGAATGAGGAGGAAACAGAG TCTCATGGACTTCGCTTTCCTTTGTCACATTTGGATGCACTGAAGCAAATTTGGAACAGTTCCACTATTTCTGTCAAGGACCTGAAACTTACTACAGACGACGAAAGGGAAAGCCTGGTATTATCCCTCTGGACAGAATGTTTGATTCAAGTAGTCTAG
- the RIOX2 gene encoding ribosomal oxygenase 2 isoform X2: protein MPKKAKPAGSGKEEGPVPCKQMKVEAAGRPSALNFDSPSSLFESLISPIKTETFFKEFWEQKPLLIQRDDPALATYYGSLFKLTDLKSLCSRGMYYGRDVNVCRCVNGKKKVLNKDGKAHFLQLRKDFDQKRATIQFHQPQRFKDELWRIQEKLECYFGSLVGSNVYITPAGSQGLPPHYDDVEVFILQLEGEKHWRLYHPTVSLAREYSVEAEERIGRPVHEFMLKPGDLLYFPRGTIHQADTPAGLAHSTHVTISTYQNNCCCMTSTYKTLQRKHIFYVLRDQHTPSRLRLNERCRVGYHIKSQSSEAASSWGDFLLDTISGLVFDTAKEDVELRAGIPRQLLLVESTTVATRRLSGFLRTLADRLEGTKELLSSDMKKDFIMHRLPPYSAGDGAELSTPGGKLPRLDSVVRLQFKDHIVLTVLPDQDQSDEAQEKMVYIYHSLKNRRETHMMGNEEETESHGLRFPLSHLDALKQIWNSSTISVKDLKLTTDDERESLVLSLWTECLIQVV, encoded by the exons AGACAGAGACTTTTTTCAAGGAATTCTGGGAGCAGAAGCCCCTTCTCATTCAGAGAGATGACCCCGCACTGGCCACATACTATGGGTCCCTGTTCAAGCTAACAGATCTGAAGAGTCTGTGCAGCCGGGGAATGTACTATGGAAGAGACGTGAATGTCTGCCGGTGTGTCAATGGGAAGAAGAAGGTTTTAAATAAAGATGGCAAAGCACACTTTCTTCAGCTGAGAAAAGATTTTGATCAGAAAAGGGCAACGATTCAGTTTCACCAACCTCAGAGATTTAAG gATGAGCTTTGGAGGATCCAGGAGAAGCTGGAATGTTACTTTGGCTCCTTGGTTGGCTCGAATGTGTACATAACTCCCGCAGGATCTCAGGGCCTACCGCCCCATTATGATGATGTCGAG GTTTTCATCCTGCAGCTGGAGGGAGAGAAACACTGGCGCCTCTACCACCCCACTGTGTCCCTGGCACGGGAATACAGCGTGGAGGCCGAGGAAAGGATCGGCAGGCCGGTGCATGAGTTCATGCTGAAG CCGGGGGATTTGTTGTACTTTCCCAGAGGAACCATTCATCAAGCGGATACTCCTGCGGGGCTGGCCCACTCGACTCACGTGACCATCAGCACCTACCAGAACAA CTGTTGCTGTATGACTTCCACCTACAAAACCCTGCAAAGGAAGCACATATTTTATGTGCTGAGAGATCAGCATACGCCCTCCAGGTTGAGACTCAACGAAAGATGCAGGGTTGGATATCACATTAAGTCACAAAGCAGTGAGGCTGCCAG TTCATGGGGAGATTTCCTTTTGGATACCATCTCGGGGCTTGTATTTGATACTGCAAAGGAAGACGTGGAATTACGGGCCGGCATACCCCGGCAGCTGCTCCTG GTGGAATCCACAACTGTTGCAACAAGACGATTAAGTGGCTTCCTGAGAACGCTTGCGGACCGGCTGGAGGGCACCAAAGAACTGCTTTCCTCAGACATGAAGAAGGATTTTATTATGCACAGACTCCCCCCTTACTCTGCGGGAGATGGGGCAGAGCTGTCAACACCAG gtgGAAAGTTACCAAGGTTGGACAGTGTAGTGAGACTGCAGTTTAAAGACCACATTGTCCTCACAGTACTGCCAGATCAGGATCAATCT gatGAAGCTCAAGAAAAGATGGTGTACATCTATCATTCCTTAAAGAATAGGAGAGAGACACACATGATGGGGAATGAGGAGGAAACAGAG TCTCATGGACTTCGCTTTCCTTTGTCACATTTGGATGCACTGAAGCAAATTTGGAACAGTTCCACTATTTCTGTCAAGGACCTGAAACTTACTACAGACGACGAAAGGGAAAGCCTGGTATTATCCCTCTGGACAGAATGTTTGATTCAAGTAGTCTAG